In Bradyrhizobium sp. 170, the DNA window GCGAAGGCCAGCGCGTAGGAATGATCGGCTACTGCGGCAAGGCAGAGCAGGAAGCAGATCGGCGCGCTCATTGGAGGAACAGCCCGAACAGCCATTGGACAATGACGTTGATGCCGATGCAGCCGAGCAGCACGACGACCGCGACCTTGCCGTGATCGATTGCGCTCATCGCGCTTCTAGGTAGGCGCGGCAGATTTCCGCCAGCGCATTGCCGTTCTGGTTTTTGTTTTCGTCGGCCTCGCTCGGCGGTCCCAGCGCCGCCGAAGCCCGCTCGATTGCGGCGGTGACGGTTTCGCCCTGCGCCGTCAGCAGGATGAAGGTCATCTGCAGGAAGGGCGAATGCTCGCCATCGGAAAGCACGGGCATGCCGCCCAATGCTTCGACGCCAACGCCCATCGCGCGCAGCTCGATCTCGGAAAAGCCGGTCAGGCCTTCATAGCCAAGCGCCGCTAGATCGTTCAGTTCGATCCGCAGCAGCGCCTGATCCCAGCCGCCGTTCTCGGTCAGCTTGTTGTCGGCGATCAGATAGGCCCGCTTCATCGCGTCGGACCAGCCGCGAGCTGTCATTGTCGGCACTTCATCGAGGCCTAACTGCTCGGCAGCCAGCACTCTCCCGTGGCCAGCGATGATTGATCCCGCTTCATCGATCAGGACGGGCGCGGTCCATCCGAACTCGCTGATCGACGCGACGATCTGCTCGATCTGGTCGTCGGAATGCAGGCGGGCGTTGCGGGCGCTGGGCACCAGCTCGCGGATCGCGCGGCGCTCTACCCGATCGGCAGGCCATGTCCTGGCGGTTTCGGATAGTCCGAAATGCCGGTTTTTGCCGGGAAAAACAGCCTTTTCGTTGGTCTGCTGCATTCCGGCTTCTCCGGTTAAGTCCCTGAATTTACGCCGATTTTGGGGTTTAGAAGGATCTTCCACGCGGCATCTAGATACCGAGGAAAAAGCCCGTTTCGGCCCGATAGTTAGCCGGAGGGGCCTCCGCTAACTGTTTGGGCCGGAACGGTATTATCGGTCACAAGCTATTGGAATTGCTTGTTTTTCAGGTGGTTAGAACTTTCGTCTTTGGGGATTTTTTCAAAACGCAGCCGCTAAAATTGAAGCGCCGCCGCGCTACAGGATGTGCTGCGAACTATTCGCAGGCTCCGCCCCCCGCCCATAGCAAATTATTCCCCGATGATATCAATGGGTTGATTGCTATTCGCGCCCGTCGCTATGCAATTGCTTGTTCAATTTCGGACTTTCCGAAGGCGGATCTGTTCCTCATCCGTACCAGATCGGCCGCTTTCTGCGCCCCGTTCACTGCAAATAGAACCAACTTCCACGCCGATATCGCAGCAGGATCAGCGGCTTGCGCCTACCGTTCGCCGCGCCAGATGGCATCGAGCACGCCCTGATCCCGGTCCCGGTAGATCGGCAACGAACCCAGTTGCGCCCACATGACGTAGTGCTTCTCGACCTGCCACGCCCAGTACAGCCAGCGCGCGTGCCGAATGATCGGAAGGCGCTTAAGCAGCTGGCTGGCCAGCTCATCGATCAGGCCCAGCATGCCGATGGCAGCGAGGCTGATCTGGATCAGCCCGTTGAATGTTCGCTCCTGCCGTTCAGCTTCGAAGTCGGCGCATCGATGTATGATAACTGTGGCCACCAACCATTGGTCGGAGACCGGCCGATGAAAAGTCTCGTCGCCGCTACCCAACTGGAGAAGTATTGATGCTGATCAACGGCTTCATCATCTCGCGCCAGAAGAACAATGGCCTCTATGTGGTCCGTCATGCGGACCGTAGCATTGCCACCATCGTGACCAACGTAAGGGCGGCATTGGCATACGCACGAAGCCACCGAAGCAATAAGTCGCTCAACGAGACACCGGCCAAGGCCGCCGAGGTGGTGATCAAACAGACCCCTGAACGGAAGGCACTGCTAAACCGCGAAGACATCAAGGCCGCGCAAGCCGCGGAGAAGAAGTACGGCATCAAGGCCAAACCAAGGACCATCAAAGCCGACCGTGGCAAACGCAATGTGATAGGACACTGACGCCATGAGCCCGCATCATAGAAAACTTCGTCAGCTACCTGCGGGTCTCCTCCAAGCGCCAAGGCTTGTCGCGCCATGGGATCGGCTGCCGCCGACAGCACGAAACGGACCTGCCGGGCCGACCAGACTAATGTCCGTTGACGGGGGTAGAGCGGAAGTCGGCGGTACGCGGTCAAACCGAAGCGATTGACCCAAGTCGGACATTGAGCGATTTCCGGCTTATTCTAAACCGTGTTGAAGCGGCGGAGCGCTGCCATTGAGAAGCATCTCGCTAAGGGGGCGGCTCGCTCGGTGGGCATCGACCACGCTTAGCACCTCCATTCCTGGATACTTGCATTGCCAGGCGCGCGCTGCATCGGGCGTGGCAAAGAAGCGGCCGGGGTTACAGAAAGCGGTGCGCACTGAGCTCATCTGTTCCGGCGTGACAATCGAGACGACCGCAGCGGACGGGTCGAGCGCGCTGACGCCGGCGGTCGGATCGACTGTGAGCCTGATGGGAACGCCTGTGGCCGCGCAGGGAGATTCGACACGGGCCGGACGGCCAATCACGGCGGGGAAGAACAGGGTGTCCAGCGCGCACCACGTATACAACTGCCTGCCGTCGATGTTGAACCTATGCTGAGTGGGACGCAGGGTGAGTGCCCAGCCAATAATGCGGCCTTGCTCGTCGTATTCGGTGTCATTCCAGCCAGCCACCGCGCGTTGCACGACATCGAAGGCTTGTCCTGCGGCAGCCGCGAGTTCGGTGATGGTGACAGGCTCTCCATGGGACAGGAGCCGCAGCAGTGCTCGGTAAAGCCCGGGCGTGGTGCGCGCGCTTGCGGCTTGACCGACGCTGGCGACCAACCGATCGGAGAGATTTGCAGATGCGGGATCGGTGCGCATGGATGTGCTCCTTTTCGCAAATGAGACTGCTGGAGCGAGGCTGGCTGGTGTATCAGGACGGCTTCGTCCAGCGTGATTCACTTACCCTCCGCAGCAACCAGCCGCGTCGGACCCGCCCGAGCGCTCCGCCTGGATGGGCGGGCACGGCACAGAGCCGTAGGAGCAGAACACGCAACAATCGCCTGCTTTCGGCCGCAGCCTCGCCCCACAGCCGGTGCATTCATAAAAGAACTGGCAGGCATCGGTCGGCATGGTCTCCGATTTCGCGGTAGCGCAGTCCGGGCAGGTGATGATGGATTCTAGGATCATGGGGTCTCCTATAGCATGTAGCCGATGTCCGAGGCTCCGGTAGGATAGCCGAAGATCGTCGATTTGAGATCATCGACGGTCAGATCGTGCCGGATCGCAAGGGCGAACAGATTGATGACTTCGTCGGCGTGTGGCCCGACGAGATGCGCGCCGAGAATGCGCCCGCTATCCTCATCGACGAGCGTCTTGTACCCGTAAACGGGCTCGGCAACGCGGCGGGCCGTGTACCAGTAGGGCACCGGCGCGGACTTGATCCGCAACTTCGAGGTTTGCGCACGGGCGACGTTTTCGGAAAGTCCCACGGCGGCGACCGGGGGGAGCGTGAAGGCGACGCTAGGCACTCCACGATAGTCCGGCTTGTGGCGATTGCCTTCCAGTATATTGCCCGCGGCGACTTTGGCATCGTGGCTCGACACCGGCGTCAGTGGCGGGCCCTTTGCCGCAGCGTCTCCCGCCGCATAGACGATCGGGTTAGAGATGCTTTGCAGAAAGTCGTTCAGCTGAAGTCGTCCGCCTGCCACGGCAATGTTCGCCGCGGACAAATTGAGTTCAGCGATGTCGGGCACGCGCCCGGCAGCGTGAACTACGAGATCGGCACTCGCGACCGCTTCGCCCTGCGGCGTCTGCATATGGACGCGGTACTCATCGCCCGCGCGTTCGATCGCCGTCACGGTGGTTGCGGTTCGCACGTCCACGCCGATTTGGCCAAACTTTTCCATCAGCCAGCTCACCACCTCGGCGTCGAAGGTCGGCAGCATCCGCGTCGCGCGCTGCAGGATGGTGACCTTGGCGCCCGCACCGGCCGCGATATGGGAGAACTCGGCGGCGATATAACCGCCGCCGACCATGACAATACGGCCGGGCAAGCGTTCGAGGTCCATGAAGGCGTCGCTGGTCGTGACATGTCCAGAACCTGGCAATCCGAGGGGGACCGGCCGCGCACCGCTTGCAATCAACACTCTACGGCCCTGGAGAACGTGTTCATTGACCGCGACGCGATCGGGACCGGTGAAGTGGGCCAAGCCATGAAACGCATCGATGCCTTGCCTGGCGAAATCTTCCTCGCGCTTTCTTGGTACCGGATCAGTGAAGGTCCGTTTGAAAGCGATCAGGTCTTTCCATTCAATGTGCAGGTCCCCGGCCAGGCCGCGACTTCGCAGACGGCGCGCGAGATCGACGGCCTCGGCGCCGCTGACCAGCATCTTCTTGGGATCACAGCCGCGTAGCGCGCAGGTGCCACCGAAGGGGCGGTGGTCGATCACCGCCACCGAACGTCCCGCCTTGCGGACGCGACTCGCGGCGACCTGAGCCGCGGTTCCCGTGCCAATCACGATGAGATCATACGTATCCATGCCTTACCTCCGCGCAGGCCTGCGCCGGTAGTCGTTACGTCGCGGGTCCGCTTGGACGCCGCGCCTAACCTTTGGGAACGGAGGGATAGCCCGCGTTGCTCGTGGCGGCGGTCAGCGCATTCACGCCAGTCTTCACGTCGTCGAACGTTACGATTGCAGTCTTGTCCTTGTAGGACACGGCGACATGGGTCACCCCCGGTACCGCTTCAAGGCTTGCTTTCACCGTGTGGGGACACGTCGCGCAGTACATGTTCTTCACCGCAAGTGTAACCGTCTGCTCGGCGGCCAACGCGGCAGAAGACCCAAACAGGCAAAATGTGAGTGCAGTGGACATCAGCAGTTTGTGCATGGGGCACCTTCCATTCATGAGTCGAGGAGTAGTGGCGCGACGAAATCGAAGC includes these proteins:
- a CDS encoding ParB/Srx family N-terminal domain-containing protein translates to MQQTNEKAVFPGKNRHFGLSETARTWPADRVERRAIRELVPSARNARLHSDDQIEQIVASISEFGWTAPVLIDEAGSIIAGHGRVLAAEQLGLDEVPTMTARGWSDAMKRAYLIADNKLTENGGWDQALLRIELNDLAALGYEGLTGFSEIELRAMGVGVEALGGMPVLSDGEHSPFLQMTFILLTAQGETVTAAIERASAALGPPSEADENKNQNGNALAEICRAYLEAR
- the merB gene encoding organomercurial lyase MerB translates to MRTDPASANLSDRLVASVGQAASARTTPGLYRALLRLLSHGEPVTITELAAAAGQAFDVVQRAVAGWNDTEYDEQGRIIGWALTLRPTQHRFNIDGRQLYTWCALDTLFFPAVIGRPARVESPCAATGVPIRLTVDPTAGVSALDPSAAVVSIVTPEQMSSVRTAFCNPGRFFATPDAARAWQCKYPGMEVLSVVDAHRASRPLSEMLLNGSAPPLQHGLE
- a CDS encoding GDCCVxC domain-containing (seleno)protein, encoding MILESIITCPDCATAKSETMPTDACQFFYECTGCGARLRPKAGDCCVFCSYGSVPCPPIQAERSGGSDAAGCCGG
- a CDS encoding NAD(P)/FAD-dependent oxidoreductase — encoded protein: MDTYDLIVIGTGTAAQVAASRVRKAGRSVAVIDHRPFGGTCALRGCDPKKMLVSGAEAVDLARRLRSRGLAGDLHIEWKDLIAFKRTFTDPVPRKREEDFARQGIDAFHGLAHFTGPDRVAVNEHVLQGRRVLIASGARPVPLGLPGSGHVTTSDAFMDLERLPGRIVMVGGGYIAAEFSHIAAGAGAKVTILQRATRMLPTFDAEVVSWLMEKFGQIGVDVRTATTVTAIERAGDEYRVHMQTPQGEAVASADLVVHAAGRVPDIAELNLSAANIAVAGGRLQLNDFLQSISNPIVYAAGDAAAKGPPLTPVSSHDAKVAAGNILEGNRHKPDYRGVPSVAFTLPPVAAVGLSENVARAQTSKLRIKSAPVPYWYTARRVAEPVYGYKTLVDEDSGRILGAHLVGPHADEVINLFALAIRHDLTVDDLKSTIFGYPTGASDIGYML
- the merP gene encoding mercury resistance system periplasmic binding protein MerP gives rise to the protein MHKLLMSTALTFCLFGSSAALAAEQTVTLAVKNMYCATCPHTVKASLEAVPGVTHVAVSYKDKTAIVTFDDVKTGVNALTAATSNAGYPSVPKG